The following coding sequences are from one Nicotiana tomentosiformis chromosome 3, ASM39032v3, whole genome shotgun sequence window:
- the LOC138908486 gene encoding uncharacterized protein, translating to MAAPPNFQEGQSTYRPPRFNGQYYGWWKTRMHDFIMAEDSELWDVICDSPFVPMKTIGEPAAIVPKIRKEYNDVDREAIEKNFRAKKILVCGIGPDEYNRIFACQFAKEIWEAIQTAQEGTTQVKQSKINMLTTEYELFRMKDDESIQDMHTRFTSIINEFHSLGEIIPRNKLVRKILSVLPGSWESKVNAITKAKDLQTLTIDELIGNLKTYKIKKKKDHERREPKKEKNLVLKADNNDSSSEDAECNDLAGRFENYNPVSPFTAQFMLYSYFITYRISGFGSGRNSE from the coding sequence atggctgctccaccaaactttcaagaaggtcaatcaacctacagaccaccaagattcaatggacaGTATTAcggatggtggaagacaaggatgcatgattttatcatggctgagGATTCTGAGCTCTGGGATGTCATCTGCGATAGCCCCTTCGTTCCCATGAAGACCATTGGGGAGCCAGCAGCGATAGTTCCAAAAATAAGGAAGGAGTACAACGATGTTGACCGCGAAGCTATAGAGAAAAATTTTCGAGCAAAAAAGATCCTCGTCTGTGGTATTGGTCCAGACGAGTATAACAGAATCTTTGCATGTCAATTTGCCAAGGAGATATGGGAGGCTATCCAAACAGCACAAGAAGGGACAACTCAAGTTAAGCAGTCAAAGATCAACATGCTCACTACTGAGTATGAACTATTCCGGATGAAGGATGATGAGTCTATTCAGGACATGCATACTCGATTTACCTCCATCATCAATGAGTTCCATTCTCTAGGAGAAATCATTCCAAGAAACAAACTTGTCAGGAAGATACTTAGCGTATTACCTGGCTCTTGGGAAAGCAAAGTTAATGCCATCACAAAGGCAAAAGATCTTCAAACGttgaccattgatgaactcattggtaaTCTGAAGACATATAAaattaagaagaagaaggacCATGAAAGAAGAGAGCCCAAAAAGGAGAAGAACCTCGTCCTCAAGGCAGACAACAATGACTCAAGTAGTGAGGATGctgaatgtaacgacctggccggtcgttttgagaattataacccggtttccccatttactgctcaatttatgctttatagttattttataacTTACCGGATTAGTGGGTTCGGGTCTGGAagaaattcggagtga